A single window of Sulfurovum riftiae DNA harbors:
- a CDS encoding HAD family hydrolase produces MVIVFDLDDTLYDELEFIKSGFKEISKFLQNESYYDYMMEVFFQEGSGKVFNRLIEKYNIDVPLSKLIEIYRFHTPDIVLAEDSLELLAFAKNFNTALISDGHYIMQKNKFDALKLGQYIKYPVFTDFYHTKKPEVKPYKMVMDHFKNEKFFIYISDNPKKDFMALQPLGWIGIRYKNPVGIYRNFENNTNYEVSDKQEIITILKVLNNA; encoded by the coding sequence ATGGTAATAGTATTTGATCTTGATGATACGCTTTATGATGAACTTGAGTTTATAAAAAGCGGATTTAAAGAAATATCGAAATTTTTACAGAATGAATCATATTATGACTATATGATGGAAGTATTTTTTCAAGAAGGAAGTGGAAAGGTATTCAATAGGTTGATCGAAAAATATAATATTGATGTACCACTTTCCAAGCTGATTGAGATTTACAGGTTTCATACTCCTGACATTGTTTTGGCGGAAGATAGCTTGGAGCTATTGGCCTTTGCAAAAAATTTCAATACAGCCCTTATAAGTGATGGGCACTATATTATGCAAAAAAACAAGTTTGATGCTTTAAAGCTTGGACAATATATAAAGTATCCTGTATTTACTGATTTCTACCATACAAAAAAGCCAGAGGTCAAACCGTACAAAATGGTAATGGATCATTTTAAAAATGAAAAGTTTTTTATTTATATATCAGATAACCCTAAAAAAGATTTTATGGCACTGCAACCCTTAGGTTGGATCGGTATTAGGTATAAAAATCCGGTCGGTATATATAGAAATTTTGAAAACAATACAAATTATGAAGTATCTGATAAACAAGAAATCATTACTATACTAAAGGTCCTAAACAATGCATAA
- a CDS encoding DegT/DnrJ/EryC1/StrS family aminotransferase translates to MHNQRIFLSPPHMSGKEQQYISEVFESNYIAPLGAFVERFEQSICNYTGAGFALATNTATAALHLALRVLGIGSGDYVLASSFTFVGSVNAILYQNAHPIFVDSDESWNISPRLLKKAIIESPKKPKALIVTHLYGQMCKMDEIVQICKEEGIYLIEDAAESLGASYHGKQSGTFGDMGVYSFNGNKILTTSSGGMLVSDNEVWIEKAKFLSTQAKEDAPYYEHKEYGYNYRMSNVLAAIGVAQMEVLEERVERRREIFELYRTLLGGYDEIGFMPEIQGSRGNRWLTTLILDKTDPYKIMAELEAENIESRPLWKPMHLQPLFQKSIVVENGTSENLFNRGICLPSGSSMSNEDVECVSDVIKKVLK, encoded by the coding sequence ATGCATAATCAAAGAATCTTCCTCTCCCCTCCCCACATGAGCGGTAAAGAACAACAGTATATTTCAGAAGTATTTGAAAGCAACTATATTGCACCGCTTGGTGCATTTGTGGAACGTTTTGAGCAAAGCATTTGCAATTATACTGGAGCAGGATTTGCTTTGGCTACCAATACGGCAACGGCGGCATTGCATCTTGCGTTACGTGTACTGGGCATCGGTTCCGGTGATTATGTATTGGCTTCAAGTTTTACCTTTGTCGGTTCGGTCAATGCGATCTTGTACCAAAATGCACATCCCATATTTGTAGATAGTGATGAGAGTTGGAATATCTCTCCTCGATTATTGAAAAAAGCCATTATTGAGTCCCCGAAAAAACCCAAAGCACTCATTGTGACACACCTTTATGGACAAATGTGTAAGATGGATGAAATAGTACAGATATGTAAAGAAGAAGGTATCTATCTTATTGAAGATGCTGCCGAGTCCCTGGGTGCAAGTTATCATGGAAAGCAGAGTGGTACTTTTGGTGACATGGGGGTTTACTCTTTCAACGGCAACAAGATACTGACGACTTCCAGTGGAGGCATGTTGGTGAGTGACAATGAAGTATGGATAGAGAAAGCGAAGTTTCTTTCGACCCAGGCAAAGGAAGATGCGCCTTATTACGAGCATAAAGAATATGGGTACAACTATCGTATGTCCAATGTGCTCGCAGCCATCGGTGTAGCGCAAATGGAGGTACTCGAAGAGCGTGTTGAACGACGCAGAGAGATCTTTGAGCTTTATCGAACACTACTTGGAGGCTATGATGAGATCGGCTTCATGCCAGAGATACAGGGCAGCAGGGGGAACCGTTGGCTGACCACCTTGATACTTGATAAAACAGACCCCTATAAAATCATGGCGGAACTGGAAGCGGAAAATATAGAGAGCAGGCCTCTTTGGAAACCGATGCATCTGCAGCCGCTTTTTCAAAAAAGTATCGTAGTGGAAAACGGTACCTCTGAAAACCTTTTCAATAGAGGTATTTGCCTTCCCAGCGGATCGAGTATGTCCAATGAAGATGTAGAATGTGTGAGCGATGTAATAAAAAAGGTTTTGAAATGA
- a CDS encoding STT3 domain-containing protein → MIVAYLFGMGVRMYWPMAFEGMPSMYHNGQLMINTNDGYFFATAARDILDGFVSTDAVRAHGALSASPGLVYLTTYATKWTPFSLESVILYLPAIVSSLIVIPIVLTGRLLGNTLLGFLAALLGSIAWSYYNRTMVGYYDTDMFSVLLQFTIFYSLLHVIYRKDLFSIVLASFFILIYPYFYPQGMTIVFAVFMVTVGYLFLEHLGVISREETRAFNKKAISLYGTTILLSIVLMITIPISIRIVLFVLAFAIIMLDKLNEKQLQVFAVIAFVGFLWFGNVLAVILGNVVGYLSRGVESEGLHFYQVVQTVREAGAIPLSTVANRISGSMIGLVLSLIGYVLLVIRHKPFIIALPLIGVGLFSLVGGLRFTVYAVPVAAISSLYLFFYIAEFMKNRLLKVALPILAVTVLLVPNIQHIIGYKVPTVLNASEVKDLEQLKKISTNKDYTLAWWDYGYPIWFYSNTNTLIDGGKHTYDNFIVSSILQTSSPELAANLGRLAIETYVDSNYSIVATTLFKNGKKDQSDPNLLLTELENADYKLPQKTRDVYLYLPYRMLNIFPTVALFGNLDLTTGKAERKIVFYPTRAIKNDKGILQFSNGIVFDTKKGELFFGKQKVPVKHFVVTQMTKEGKTQVQAQPYYAEGQYVVVFMKSYGQFIVMDGETFNSMYVQMFILGKYDKDLFELVVSSPYSKIYKLKK, encoded by the coding sequence ATGATAGTAGCCTATCTGTTCGGTATGGGTGTGCGTATGTATTGGCCTATGGCGTTTGAGGGTATGCCCTCGATGTATCATAATGGCCAGCTGATGATCAATACCAATGACGGATATTTTTTCGCTACCGCAGCACGGGATATTCTTGATGGTTTTGTTTCCACCGATGCTGTAAGAGCACATGGTGCGTTAAGTGCCAGTCCCGGACTTGTTTACTTGACAACCTATGCAACAAAATGGACACCTTTTTCCCTTGAAAGCGTCATACTTTATCTTCCAGCTATTGTCTCCAGTCTGATAGTGATCCCCATTGTTCTGACAGGACGTTTGCTGGGGAACACTTTGCTTGGGTTCCTTGCTGCACTGCTGGGGTCAATTGCATGGAGTTACTACAATCGGACCATGGTGGGCTATTATGACACTGATATGTTCTCTGTATTGCTGCAGTTTACCATCTTTTACTCCCTTCTGCATGTGATCTACAGGAAAGATCTTTTCAGTATCGTACTGGCCTCCTTCTTCATTTTGATCTACCCTTATTTTTATCCGCAGGGGATGACCATTGTCTTTGCTGTATTTATGGTTACTGTAGGCTATCTGTTCTTGGAACATTTGGGAGTGATCTCCCGTGAGGAGACCAGGGCGTTTAACAAAAAAGCCATAAGCCTCTATGGGACAACTATACTGTTGAGTATTGTTTTGATGATCACGATCCCTATCAGTATAAGAATTGTACTGTTTGTACTGGCTTTTGCCATTATCATGTTGGATAAACTCAATGAAAAGCAGTTGCAGGTCTTCGCCGTGATCGCATTTGTCGGTTTTTTATGGTTCGGGAATGTGCTTGCGGTGATCTTGGGAAATGTAGTGGGATATCTTAGTCGCGGTGTAGAGAGTGAAGGTCTGCACTTTTATCAGGTTGTTCAAACGGTGCGGGAAGCCGGGGCTATTCCTCTTTCAACGGTAGCGAACCGTATATCCGGTTCAATGATCGGACTTGTTCTTTCATTGATCGGATATGTACTCTTGGTAATAAGACACAAACCATTCATTATTGCATTGCCATTGATAGGTGTGGGCCTTTTCTCTCTGGTCGGAGGATTGCGTTTTACGGTATATGCCGTTCCTGTTGCTGCGATCAGCAGTCTGTATCTCTTTTTTTATATAGCTGAATTCATGAAGAACAGACTGCTCAAGGTTGCGTTGCCTATTCTTGCGGTGACTGTTCTGCTTGTACCCAATATTCAGCATATTATAGGGTACAAAGTTCCTACGGTATTGAATGCTTCTGAAGTTAAAGACCTTGAACAGTTAAAAAAAATATCGACAAATAAGGATTATACACTTGCCTGGTGGGACTATGGTTACCCTATCTGGTTCTACTCCAATACCAATACACTTATTGATGGAGGTAAACATACCTACGATAACTTTATCGTCTCTTCCATCCTCCAGACATCTTCGCCAGAGCTTGCGGCAAATCTGGGACGATTGGCTATTGAAACCTATGTGGATTCAAACTATTCTATTGTTGCGACCACTTTGTTTAAAAACGGAAAAAAAGATCAGTCTGATCCCAATCTGCTGTTGACTGAGTTGGAAAATGCTGACTATAAACTTCCTCAAAAAACAAGAGATGTTTATTTGTATCTTCCCTATAGAATGCTCAATATTTTTCCCACTGTTGCACTGTTTGGAAATCTGGACCTCACTACAGGAAAAGCAGAGAGGAAAATTGTATTCTACCCGACACGTGCGATCAAGAATGACAAGGGTATACTCCAGTTCTCCAACGGGATCGTTTTTGACACAAAAAAAGGTGAGCTCTTTTTTGGAAAACAGAAGGTACCGGTCAAGCATTTTGTCGTTACCCAGATGACAAAAGAGGGAAAAACACAGGTACAGGCACAGCCGTACTATGCTGAAGGGCAATATGTGGTGGTGTTTATGAAAAGTTATGGACAGTTTATCGTGATGGACGGGGAGACATTCAATTCGATGTATGTACAGATGTTCATACTTGGAAAATATGATAAAGACCTGTTTGAATTGGTTGTCAGTTCTCCCTACAGTAAAATATATAAGCTCAAAAAGTAG
- a CDS encoding ComEA family DNA-binding protein, whose translation MFKKVMAGVLVLSVSTLFGMSLNKLNTASKSELMEINGIGEKKADAIIKERRKGKFKSFEDFQRVEGIGEETAKNVKNDVKVKKDIKSSKKPTKKSTKSATAKKSSTKKKK comes from the coding sequence ATGTTTAAAAAAGTAATGGCAGGTGTATTGGTTTTATCTGTATCAACACTGTTTGGTATGAGTCTTAATAAACTGAATACGGCAAGCAAATCCGAACTCATGGAGATAAACGGTATTGGTGAGAAGAAGGCGGATGCGATCATCAAAGAGAGGAGAAAAGGGAAATTCAAATCTTTTGAGGACTTCCAGCGTGTAGAGGGGATCGGTGAAGAGACTGCAAAGAACGTCAAAAATGATGTGAAGGTCAAAAAAGATATAAAAAGCAGTAAGAAGCCAACCAAAAAAAGTACAAAGAGTGCAACGGCAAAGAAAAGCAGCACTAAAAAGAAAAAATAA
- the pglC gene encoding undecaprenyl phosphate N,N'-diacetylbacillosamine 1-phosphate transferase, translating to MYKKVGKPFFDRFFAFLLLLLFSPLILVVALLIWWQMGSPVFFRQERPGKDEKIFRIYKFRTMSDERDEKGELLPDEKRLHGIGQWIRTMSLDELPQLINVLRGEMSFVGPRPLLVEYLPLYNREQKRRHDVLPGITGWAQVNGRNAISWEEKFAYDVWYVDHQSFLLDMKILWMTFFNVLKRSDISSNTHVTMEKFRGSD from the coding sequence ATGTATAAAAAAGTAGGAAAACCATTTTTCGATCGTTTTTTTGCTTTTCTGCTGCTGTTACTTTTTTCTCCACTTATACTGGTGGTGGCCTTGTTGATCTGGTGGCAGATGGGTTCCCCTGTTTTTTTCAGGCAGGAACGGCCCGGTAAAGATGAAAAAATCTTCAGGATTTACAAGTTTCGTACGATGAGTGATGAGCGGGATGAAAAGGGAGAACTTCTCCCCGATGAAAAAAGATTGCATGGTATAGGACAGTGGATACGTACAATGAGTCTGGATGAACTCCCCCAGTTGATCAATGTACTCCGGGGAGAGATGAGTTTTGTGGGCCCCCGTCCTTTGTTGGTTGAATATCTTCCTCTTTATAATAGAGAGCAGAAAAGAAGACACGATGTACTTCCTGGTATAACAGGATGGGCTCAGGTAAATGGACGGAATGCCATCAGCTGGGAGGAGAAGTTCGCCTATGATGTATGGTATGTTGACCATCAATCTTTTCTGTTGGATATGAAGATACTGTGGATGACGTTTTTCAATGTACTCAAAAGAAGTGACATCAGTTCAAATACTCATGTAACAATGGAAAAATTTAGAGGATCAGACTGA
- a CDS encoding UDP-N-acetylglucosamine 4,6-dehydratase family protein yields the protein MTLFLRPTSFKRTLFFVCVDLLLSLGTFYLAYLLRFNFHIPESFSQSFWLGYFVLVSFKVAAMFWFKSYFIIWRFFGFSDAKNIIKAHLLAYGGFVVFYLFFSSWFQPFPRSVIIIDFFLSLIFIGALRTSKRFWNESFKTHAVKPTLLLGVSSKTGTIIQSALKNEIDYYPVAIVALGEDESAKNAYINNVKVYDLDGLEKLVEEKQIKAAILAYPVPQSELRKLVERLNAVDVNEIKQIKLLGSEHEKLEDLSIEDLLARHPKDLDLDLIASFIKGKSILITGAGGSIGSEIARQCDRFGASSLILVDNGEYNLYQIGEEILDADLRLLDVTHREVLEKLYREISPQVVIHAAAYKHVPICEHNPNAAVENNVLGTKNVIDLSIANGVEKLVIISTDKAVRPTNVMGATKRITELYAQNIDSVNTEIVAVRFGNVLGSSGSVIPKFKQQIEEGGPVTVTHPEITRYFMLIPEACQLVLQTAAIAKGGELFILDMGEPIKIVDLAKQMIRLYGKEDEIDVVFTGLRPGEKLYEELLIDESEQKTKYSSIFIAKPTQYDIVKLMRDIEALLKAEDKVSALRKIVPEFTRKDLI from the coding sequence ATGACCCTGTTTTTACGACCAACGTCATTCAAACGTACTCTTTTTTTTGTATGTGTGGATTTGCTGCTTTCTCTGGGGACGTTCTACCTTGCCTATCTTCTGCGTTTTAACTTTCATATCCCCGAGAGTTTTTCCCAGAGTTTCTGGCTGGGGTATTTTGTTCTTGTCTCTTTCAAAGTGGCAGCAATGTTCTGGTTCAAAAGCTATTTCATCATTTGGCGTTTTTTTGGTTTTTCTGACGCGAAGAATATTATCAAAGCACATCTGCTTGCCTATGGAGGATTTGTTGTTTTCTATCTGTTTTTCTCCTCATGGTTCCAGCCATTTCCACGATCGGTCATTATAATTGATTTCTTTCTTTCTCTCATTTTTATAGGGGCATTGCGTACCAGTAAGCGTTTTTGGAATGAGAGTTTTAAGACACATGCCGTCAAGCCGACACTTTTGTTGGGGGTGAGCAGTAAAACAGGAACGATCATACAGAGTGCTCTGAAAAATGAGATTGATTACTACCCTGTAGCAATTGTGGCACTCGGAGAAGATGAGAGTGCTAAGAATGCTTATATCAACAATGTAAAAGTATATGATCTGGATGGCTTGGAAAAACTTGTTGAGGAGAAACAGATCAAGGCAGCGATATTGGCATATCCGGTACCACAAAGTGAGTTACGAAAACTGGTAGAACGTCTTAATGCTGTAGATGTCAATGAAATAAAGCAGATAAAACTGCTTGGTTCTGAGCATGAGAAGCTTGAAGATCTTTCCATTGAAGATCTGCTTGCAAGACACCCCAAGGATCTGGACCTGGATCTGATCGCTTCTTTTATCAAAGGGAAATCCATATTGATCACCGGTGCCGGGGGAAGTATCGGCTCGGAAATTGCCAGACAGTGTGATCGGTTCGGTGCATCATCATTGATACTTGTGGATAATGGAGAGTACAATCTCTATCAGATAGGCGAAGAGATATTGGATGCTGATTTGAGATTGCTGGATGTAACACACAGAGAAGTATTGGAGAAACTTTATAGGGAAATAAGCCCCCAGGTGGTGATCCATGCGGCGGCATACAAGCATGTGCCGATTTGTGAACATAACCCAAATGCTGCTGTAGAGAATAATGTACTGGGTACAAAGAACGTGATCGATCTGAGTATTGCCAATGGTGTGGAAAAACTTGTGATCATCTCTACGGACAAAGCTGTCCGACCAACCAATGTAATGGGTGCTACCAAACGGATTACGGAGCTTTATGCACAAAACATTGACAGTGTAAATACAGAGATAGTTGCCGTACGTTTCGGGAATGTACTGGGATCAAGCGGTTCGGTTATTCCAAAATTTAAGCAACAGATAGAAGAAGGCGGGCCAGTGACGGTCACCCATCCTGAGATCACACGCTATTTTATGCTGATTCCCGAAGCATGTCAGCTTGTATTGCAGACAGCCGCTATTGCCAAAGGTGGAGAGTTGTTCATCCTGGATATGGGAGAACCTATCAAGATCGTTGACCTCGCAAAGCAGATGATACGTCTTTACGGGAAAGAAGATGAAATAGATGTAGTTTTTACAGGCTTGCGTCCGGGAGAGAAGCTTTATGAAGAGCTGCTCATTGATGAAAGTGAGCAAAAAACCAAATACAGCTCCATTTTCATAGCAAAACCTACACAGTATGATATTGTCAAACTGATGAGGGATATTGAAGCACTTTTGAAAGCAGAAGATAAAGTCTCGGCACTCCGGAAAATTGTTCCTGAGTTTACAAGAAAAGATTTGATATAA
- a CDS encoding molybdopterin synthase catalytic subunit, with the protein MELYNGPLEVKEIFGRWLDEEAESNYGAYIPFVGTIRAEEGIEALSFDIYEPVLKQWFDEWQERARERGAIVKMAHAIGDVPVHTSSYISAVFSPKRRVALELIDEFVEDFKANAPIWKYDVRDGKRIYAEDRSTPMDGAGLLA; encoded by the coding sequence ATGGAATTATATAATGGTCCATTGGAGGTCAAAGAGATCTTTGGCAGATGGCTGGATGAAGAGGCTGAGTCCAATTACGGTGCCTATATTCCTTTTGTCGGGACGATCCGTGCAGAAGAAGGTATAGAAGCACTCAGTTTTGATATTTATGAACCGGTACTGAAGCAATGGTTCGATGAATGGCAGGAGAGGGCCAGGGAGAGAGGGGCTATTGTCAAAATGGCGCATGCCATTGGGGACGTGCCCGTACATACCTCTTCGTATATCTCGGCAGTATTCTCCCCCAAACGCCGTGTGGCTTTGGAGCTCATCGACGAATTCGTGGAAGATTTCAAAGCCAATGCACCGATCTGGAAATACGATGTCAGGGATGGCAAGCGGATCTATGCGGAAGACAGAAGTACACCGATGGACGGGGCAGGACTTTTAGCATGA
- a CDS encoding MqnA/MqnD/SBP family protein, protein MLFGSISYLNLLPFQLFLKRQLRDSASKMSFRYKRAVPSQINRSLKRREINAAFISSIESRKCKCTDLGIIANQKVYSVLLLEGEHEKDPASATSNRLAEVLDLQGRVLIGDAALKYYLEGGKGIDLAEAWYAKTGLPFVFARLCYNKHGKSIEKLAKTFTHKKVKIPQYILKKEAKKRGVTAKQLSWYLEQIYYTMGHKEKLSLKKFLSL, encoded by the coding sequence ATGTTATTTGGCTCTATCAGCTACCTGAACCTTCTGCCCTTCCAGCTTTTTCTCAAGCGACAACTTCGTGACAGTGCCTCCAAAATGAGCTTCCGCTATAAACGTGCCGTACCTTCCCAGATCAACAGAAGTCTCAAGCGCAGGGAGATCAATGCCGCGTTCATCTCTTCGATTGAATCAAGAAAATGCAAATGTACCGACCTTGGGATCATCGCCAATCAAAAAGTCTACTCTGTTTTGCTTCTGGAGGGAGAGCATGAAAAAGATCCTGCCTCTGCAACTTCCAACCGACTGGCAGAAGTACTGGATCTTCAGGGAAGAGTTCTTATCGGGGATGCAGCACTGAAATATTACCTTGAGGGTGGCAAAGGGATCGATCTGGCAGAAGCCTGGTACGCCAAAACCGGTCTGCCGTTTGTTTTTGCACGTCTCTGCTACAATAAGCACGGAAAGTCCATCGAGAAACTTGCCAAAACCTTTACACATAAAAAAGTGAAGATTCCGCAATATATTCTGAAGAAAGAAGCAAAAAAAAGAGGGGTCACAGCCAAACAACTCAGTTGGTACCTTGAACAGATCTACTATACAATGGGACATAAAGAAAAACTGTCTTTGAAAAAATTCTTATCCCTGTAG
- the gltX gene encoding glutamate--tRNA ligase — protein MTVTRFAPSPTGYLHIGGLRTALFSWLTARHNDGKFLLRIEDTDMARNSEEAKDAILKAFEWIGMSHDGEVVYQSKRFDLYKQYIEQLLEEGKAYKCYMTKEELVALREEQMAKKERTRYDGRYRDFAGTPPEGVDPVIRIKAPQEGNICFTDGVKGEMCIAATEVDDFVIARADGSPTYNFVVAIDDALMGLTDVIRGDDHLYNTPKQIVVYNALGFKIPNFYHVAMINNEQGKKLSKRDGATDVMEYKTLGFLPEALLNFLVRLGWSYGDQEIFSIEEMIELFDPKDINKSASSYNLDKLLWLNAHYIKNKTNSELAELLKEFGVDISGHDKLEMLLDATKERGKTLVELAEQINLILTAPAGYDEKAVKKAFKGDAKEILTDFIAMLQTWEKPLHLPVDYHAVMEKIVADKEIGFGKIGMPLRVSLLGSMTGSGLDEIMAIIGVDETIERIERAVSTIE, from the coding sequence ATGACTGTGACACGTTTTGCCCCCTCTCCGACAGGGTATTTGCATATTGGCGGCCTCCGGACCGCACTTTTCTCCTGGTTGACTGCCAGGCACAATGACGGAAAGTTCCTTCTGCGTATCGAAGATACAGATATGGCACGGAATTCCGAAGAAGCCAAAGATGCCATTTTGAAAGCATTTGAGTGGATCGGTATGAGTCATGACGGTGAGGTGGTTTACCAGTCCAAACGTTTTGATCTGTACAAACAGTATATAGAACAGCTTCTTGAAGAAGGCAAGGCGTATAAATGCTATATGACCAAAGAGGAGCTTGTTGCCCTGCGTGAAGAGCAGATGGCAAAGAAAGAGCGTACGCGTTATGACGGAAGGTACCGTGACTTTGCGGGTACGCCGCCGGAAGGTGTGGATCCGGTGATCCGTATCAAGGCGCCGCAGGAGGGGAATATCTGTTTCACGGACGGTGTCAAGGGCGAGATGTGTATCGCCGCTACGGAAGTGGATGATTTCGTCATTGCCAGGGCGGACGGTTCTCCTACCTACAATTTCGTTGTTGCCATTGATGATGCCCTGATGGGTCTGACAGATGTGATCCGCGGGGATGACCACCTGTATAATACACCGAAGCAGATCGTGGTCTATAATGCGTTAGGGTTCAAGATACCGAACTTCTACCATGTGGCGATGATAAACAATGAACAGGGTAAAAAACTCTCCAAAAGAGACGGAGCGACCGATGTGATGGAATACAAGACACTTGGGTTTCTTCCCGAAGCCCTGCTCAATTTCCTTGTACGTTTGGGCTGGAGCTATGGGGACCAGGAGATCTTCTCCATTGAAGAGATGATCGAACTGTTCGATCCCAAAGATATCAATAAGAGTGCCTCCAGTTACAACCTTGACAAACTGCTTTGGCTTAATGCGCACTATATCAAGAACAAAACCAACAGTGAACTTGCGGAACTTCTGAAAGAATTTGGTGTGGATATCAGCGGGCACGACAAACTTGAGATGCTTCTGGATGCGACGAAAGAGCGGGGAAAAACACTGGTGGAGCTGGCTGAGCAGATCAACCTTATTCTTACTGCTCCGGCCGGGTATGATGAAAAGGCAGTAAAAAAAGCCTTTAAAGGTGATGCCAAAGAGATATTGACAGATTTCATTGCAATGCTTCAGACCTGGGAGAAACCGCTGCACCTTCCTGTAGACTACCACGCGGTAATGGAGAAGATCGTTGCGGACAAAGAGATTGGTTTCGGGAAGATCGGTATGCCGCTTCGCGTGAGTCTGCTTGGCAGCATGACCGGGTCGGGGCTTGATGAGATCATGGCGATCATCGGTGTGGATGAGACGATCGAGCGTATTGAGAGAGCAGTTTCGACGATCGAATAA
- a CDS encoding ATP-grasp domain-containing protein — protein sequence MIKNILITSAGRRVSLVKIFQDTIKKFYKNGKIFTTDMNPKLSSACQVSDGYIKVPRVTDEKYLDIVKNFCKQNDISVIVPTIDTELHILAQVKDDFFKEDIFIAVSSISICETFYLKDLTEKFFIDNGFDTPKGIDDIRHCSYPIFAKLNNSSCSVGAQVVYTLNAAEDLARDRNYIFQEYIQGDEFTVDVFIDRYGSVISIVPRQRLEVRAGEVSKARTVKNQSILQAVKELCKVLDGVYGCITIQLFQTGNRIVFIEINPRFGGGYPLSFHAGANFAEYLIKDYLGEKLVYNEDWQDNILMLRYDAEVIVDGNSI from the coding sequence ATGATAAAGAATATTTTAATTACCAGTGCCGGTAGAAGAGTAAGTTTGGTAAAAATTTTTCAGGATACGATTAAAAAGTTTTATAAAAATGGAAAGATTTTCACAACAGATATGAATCCGAAGTTAAGTAGTGCCTGCCAAGTTTCTGATGGGTATATAAAAGTGCCTAGGGTTACTGATGAGAAATATCTTGATATAGTTAAAAATTTTTGTAAACAGAATGATATTTCAGTGATTGTGCCTACAATCGATACTGAATTGCATATACTGGCACAAGTTAAAGATGACTTTTTCAAAGAGGATATTTTTATAGCAGTTTCCTCTATATCAATTTGTGAAACATTCTACTTAAAAGACTTAACTGAGAAGTTTTTTATTGATAATGGTTTTGATACGCCAAAGGGTATAGATGATATCAGGCATTGTTCTTACCCGATATTTGCAAAACTTAATAACTCGTCCTGCTCTGTTGGTGCCCAAGTGGTATATACACTTAATGCTGCAGAGGATCTGGCTCGTGACAGAAACTATATTTTCCAAGAGTATATTCAGGGTGATGAGTTTACTGTAGATGTTTTTATTGACAGATATGGTAGTGTAATCTCAATTGTGCCAAGACAAAGACTGGAGGTGAGAGCAGGTGAGGTAAGCAAAGCCAGAACGGTGAAAAATCAATCAATTCTTCAGGCTGTCAAAGAGCTTTGCAAAGTACTTGACGGAGTGTATGGGTGTATTACTATTCAGTTATTTCAAACGGGGAATCGAATTGTTTTTATTGAGATCAACCCAAGATTTGGAGGAGGATATCCCCTCAGTTTTCATGCCGGAGCCAACTTCGCAGAATATTTAATCAAAGATTATCTTGGTGAAAAGTTGGTGTATAATGAAGACTGGCAAGACAATATATTAATGCTTAGATATGATGCAGAGGTTATAGTTGATGGTAATAGTATTTGA
- a CDS encoding MoaD/ThiS family protein gives MIKVEFLGPIGKSPVEMEAATLAEVASKLKEDASLATWLEKCAVALNDTMVKDLETPLKEGDRVSILPPVCGG, from the coding sequence ATGATTAAAGTAGAATTTTTAGGACCTATAGGAAAGTCCCCTGTAGAGATGGAAGCTGCAACGCTTGCCGAAGTTGCATCAAAACTGAAAGAGGATGCATCGCTTGCGACATGGCTCGAAAAATGTGCCGTTGCTCTGAACGATACGATGGTGAAAGACCTCGAGACACCGCTCAAAGAGGGTGACAGGGTTTCGATCCTCCCTCCTGTATGCGGTGGGTGA